A segment of the Fusobacterium perfoetens genome:
CTATATTGTTAAGTCCTTCTGCTCTTTTCTTTAATACTTCAACTTTTTTAAGTGCTTTTGGTTGTCCTCCACCACCGATACATCCACCTTTACAAGCCATGATTTCGATAGCGTGGAAGAATTCTTCTCCAGCTCTTATTTTGTCAAGCATTTTTGCTGTTTCTTCAAGTCCATGAGAAATTCCTATTCTTAAGTTTAATTCTCCAACTTTGATTTCAGCAATTCTGAATCCGTCCCAACCTCTTAATTCTTCAAACTCAACGTTGTCTAATCTTTCTCCTGTTATAGATTCAACAGCAGTTCTTGTTGCAGCTTCGATAACTCCTCCAGTTCTTCCGAAGATTATTCCTGCTCCAGAATATTCTCCTAAAGGATTGTCAAAGTCTTCATCTTCCATTTCCTTAAGGTCGATATTTAATTGTTTGAATAGTTTTATTAACTCTCTTGTTGTGATAACTAAGTCTGTATCGTAGTTATCTCCTCTTGAGAACTCTTCTCTTGATGCTTCATATTTTTTAGCAAGACAAGGCATAATAGCAACTACTGATACTTGTTCTCTCGAAAGTCCTACGCTTTTTGCCCATAAGTCTTTTGCAACTGTTGAGAATATTTCCATTGGAGATTTTACTGATGATGGTACATCTAGCATATCTGGATAGTTTTGTTCAAAGAATTTTATCCAAGCTGGACAACAAGAAGTTAGTATTGGAAGTTTAACATCTTTGTCACCTGCATAGTATTTTTCTAATCTTTCTTGGAATTCTTTTGCTTCTTCCATTATTGTTAAGTCAGCAGCCCAGCTAGTATCAAATACATAGTCAATACCAATAGCTTTTAAAGCTGAAACTAATTTTTTCTCAACGTTTTCTCCTGCTTCATATCCAAAAGCTTCTCCGATTGCAACTCTTACTGCTGGAGCGATCTGTGCTACAACTATTTTGTTAGGTGTTGCAATATCTCTTAGAAGTTGAGTTGTGTGATCTCCTTCAAATATAGCTCCTACTGGACAAGCTACAACACATTGACCACAGTGAGTACATTTAGTGTTGTCTATTGTATGTTTTTGTTTTATAGAACCAGAGATACAATTTACAGGACAAACTCTTGAACAAGCTGTACATCCTATACATTTATCAGTGATTTTAAATTGTAATAATTGGATACATTGCCCTGCTGGACAAGTTTTATTTTCTATATGTTCTTCAAATTCGTGATAGAATTTTTCAATTGATTCTATAACAAGATTTCTTTTTCTTTTTAGAGTGTCCATTATTATTCCACAAAGGTGTCTTAAAAGGAATAAGTCTCTCATATTTCCTTTTCCTTTAGAAATTCTATCAAGAACTCTCCAAGAACGTTTCATCTCTTCTTCAACTCTTGAATATTCTAAATATCCTCTTCTTTGTAGGTTTGCAAGTAAATACTCTAAATAGAATTTTGAGAACGAAACCATACAGTCAGATTCTGATAAGATTATAATATTTCTTGTAGCTCCATCTTCAAATAATCCAATATCAATTGGTTTATCTAAAGCATCTTCCTTAACTAAATTTCTAAATGGTAATCCAAATTGTGCAGCTTTGAATTTTTTATGCCCAACCATTCCACCAGCCATTTCTATTAAATCTGCAAGTGTAGTTGTTTCTAAAATTTCATAAACTCCTGGTTTAACTACCATTCCTGAAATAGCCACAACATTTTTACCTTGTTTTAAAGCTTTTTTTAACTCAGCTCCTGCTAGATTTGAGAATATTGACCCAACAGATGATAAACTTATTATCTCTTTACCGTGATTGTGTTCGAACATCTTTCCTCCTAATATTTATAAAAATTTATTGTTTATTAAATTATACACCTAAACTCTTTTTTTACTTAAAACCTTAGTAAAAAATTAATCTTTTTAGAAAAAGACATAGT
Coding sequences within it:
- a CDS encoding [FeFe] hydrogenase, group A, yielding MFEHNHGKEIISLSSVGSIFSNLAGAELKKALKQGKNVVAISGMVVKPGVYEILETTTLADLIEMAGGMVGHKKFKAAQFGLPFRNLVKEDALDKPIDIGLFEDGATRNIIILSESDCMVSFSKFYLEYLLANLQRRGYLEYSRVEEEMKRSWRVLDRISKGKGNMRDLFLLRHLCGIIMDTLKRKRNLVIESIEKFYHEFEEHIENKTCPAGQCIQLLQFKITDKCIGCTACSRVCPVNCISGSIKQKHTIDNTKCTHCGQCVVACPVGAIFEGDHTTQLLRDIATPNKIVVAQIAPAVRVAIGEAFGYEAGENVEKKLVSALKAIGIDYVFDTSWAADLTIMEEAKEFQERLEKYYAGDKDVKLPILTSCCPAWIKFFEQNYPDMLDVPSSVKSPMEIFSTVAKDLWAKSVGLSREQVSVVAIMPCLAKKYEASREEFSRGDNYDTDLVITTRELIKLFKQLNIDLKEMEDEDFDNPLGEYSGAGIIFGRTGGVIEAATRTAVESITGERLDNVEFEELRGWDGFRIAEIKVGELNLRIGISHGLEETAKMLDKIRAGEEFFHAIEIMACKGGCIGGGGQPKALKKVEVLKKRAEGLNNIDKNLPIRRSHENESVKEFYKQYLDYPLSRKAHELLHTRYFPKFK